The Thioalkalivibrio sulfidiphilus HL-EbGr7 genome includes a window with the following:
- a CDS encoding dihydroorotate dehydrogenase has product MTAEHSRRDPLAIDFCGMDFATPLVLLSGCVGFGEEYTRVAGFSNRDVGAVCLKGTTGQARLGNLPHRVYETPMGMLNAIGLQNPGVDKVVDEILPTLDFDETRFIANVSGSTIEEYIAVTRRFDDSPVDAIEINISCPNVKEGGVAFGNDPDMSARVVEACRQVTQKPLITKLSPNQTDIAENARRCIEAGTDAFAVINTLMGMAIDAESREAVIGNNQGGLSGPAIKPIALLKVHQVYQVARPHGVPIIGQGGVTSPSDALEFLIAGASAVGVGTALFYDPLICKKINQGIRDYLDRHDLASVGQLTGSLTLNTPRACG; this is encoded by the coding sequence ATGACGGCTGAGCATTCCCGGCGCGACCCGCTGGCCATCGACTTCTGCGGTATGGATTTCGCCACGCCCCTGGTGCTGCTCTCCGGGTGCGTGGGATTCGGCGAGGAGTATACCCGGGTGGCCGGTTTCTCCAACCGGGACGTGGGCGCCGTGTGCCTGAAGGGCACCACCGGCCAGGCGCGCCTGGGCAACCTGCCCCACCGGGTCTACGAGACCCCCATGGGCATGCTCAACGCCATCGGCCTGCAGAACCCCGGCGTGGACAAGGTGGTGGACGAGATCCTGCCCACCCTGGACTTCGACGAGACCCGTTTCATCGCCAACGTCTCCGGCTCCACCATCGAGGAATACATCGCGGTGACCCGGCGCTTCGACGACTCGCCGGTGGACGCCATCGAGATCAACATCTCCTGCCCCAACGTGAAGGAGGGCGGCGTGGCCTTCGGCAACGACCCGGACATGTCCGCCCGGGTGGTGGAGGCCTGCCGCCAGGTGACGCAGAAGCCGCTCATCACCAAGCTCTCCCCCAACCAGACCGACATCGCCGAGAACGCCCGGCGCTGCATCGAGGCGGGCACCGACGCCTTCGCCGTGATCAACACCCTCATGGGCATGGCCATCGACGCCGAGTCCCGGGAGGCGGTGATCGGCAACAACCAGGGCGGCCTGTCCGGACCGGCCATCAAGCCCATCGCGCTGCTCAAGGTGCACCAGGTCTACCAGGTGGCGCGCCCCCACGGCGTGCCCATCATCGGCCAGGGCGGCGTGACCTCGCCCAGCGACGCGCTGGAATTCCTCATCGCCGGCGCCAGCGCCGTGGGCGTGGGCACGGCGCTGTTCTACGACCCGCTGATCTGCAAGAAGATCAACCAGGGCATACGGGACTACCTTGACCGCCATGATCTGGCCAGCGTGGGCCAGCTCACCGGCAGCCTCACCCTGAACACCCCCCGGGCCTGCGGCTGA
- a CDS encoding murein hydrolase activator EnvC family protein, whose amino-acid sequence MRLPALLTALALSLLLALPATLAADERADATRRLEQVQKEMSALRQRMEAARGEQGRAEAALRQSDQEIARVDQALARVERDMAGAVSRLKDLEAEQARERERLATQLEQLSRQLRAAYLTGRQDRLRLLLNQEDPAVVGRLLVYYQHFNDARGERIVAARADLERLARLSDEVRASREALAADRARRQALRDELEQGRAERRRLLARLEAEMAAAGSSLRRLEEDEKELEQLLRSLDNALRDIPAYSALDEPFAGRRGKLPWPTAGRLNARFGSPRSGQAGLTWRGVIIDAGAGDPVHAIHHGRVVFADWMRGYGLLTIIDHGGGYMTLYGHNQSLYRAPGDWVQAGELIARVGDGPSADTRGLYFEIRHQGKPLNPDRWCDSKVQIAGPSSRR is encoded by the coding sequence GTGCGCCTACCCGCCCTCCTGACCGCGCTCGCCCTGTCCCTGCTGCTCGCCCTGCCCGCCACCCTGGCCGCCGACGAGCGCGCCGACGCCACCCGCCGCCTGGAGCAGGTGCAGAAGGAAATGTCCGCCCTGCGCCAGCGCATGGAGGCCGCCCGGGGCGAGCAGGGCCGGGCGGAGGCCGCCCTGCGGCAAAGCGATCAGGAGATCGCCCGGGTGGACCAGGCCCTGGCCCGGGTGGAACGGGACATGGCCGGCGCCGTGAGCCGGCTCAAGGACCTGGAGGCGGAACAGGCCCGGGAACGGGAACGGCTGGCCACCCAGCTGGAACAGCTTTCCCGCCAGCTGCGCGCCGCCTATCTCACCGGCCGCCAGGACCGCCTGCGCCTGCTGCTCAACCAGGAAGACCCCGCCGTGGTGGGCCGCCTGCTGGTCTACTACCAGCATTTCAACGACGCCCGGGGCGAACGCATCGTCGCCGCCCGGGCGGATCTGGAGCGCCTGGCGCGTCTCAGCGACGAGGTCCGGGCCTCCCGGGAGGCCCTGGCCGCGGACCGGGCCCGGCGCCAGGCCCTGCGCGATGAGCTCGAACAGGGCCGCGCCGAGCGCCGTCGCCTGCTGGCGCGGCTCGAAGCGGAGATGGCCGCCGCCGGCAGCAGCCTGCGCCGCCTGGAGGAGGATGAGAAGGAACTGGAGCAGCTGCTGCGCTCCCTGGACAACGCCCTGCGCGACATCCCCGCCTACAGCGCCCTGGACGAACCCTTCGCCGGACGCCGGGGCAAACTGCCCTGGCCCACCGCCGGCAGGCTCAATGCCCGCTTCGGCAGCCCCCGCAGCGGCCAGGCCGGACTGACCTGGCGCGGCGTGATCATCGACGCCGGGGCCGGCGACCCGGTGCACGCCATCCACCACGGCCGGGTGGTGTTCGCCGACTGGATGCGCGGCTACGGCCTGCTCACCATCATCGACCACGGCGGCGGCTACATGACCCTCTACGGCCACAACCAGAGCCTGTACCGCGCCCCCGGCGACTGGGTACAGGCCGGTGAACTGATCGCCCGGGTGGGCGACGGCCCCTCCGCCGACACCCGCGGGCTCTACTTCGAGATCCGCCACCAGGGCAAGCCGCTGAACCCTGACCGCTGGTGCGACTCTAAGGTACAAATCGCCGGTCCTTCCTCCCGGCGCTGA
- a CDS encoding DJ-1 family glyoxalase III gives MASILIPLANGCEELEAVTLIDLFRRAGFQVITAGLEPGPVRCSRGTTILPDQTLDEARDGRYDLMVLPGGQPGADHLNADPRIHALLKKLAAEGRYVGAICAAPKVLADAGLLKGKLATAFPGVLEAMDLGSDTKLTAAAVQRDGNVITSKGPGTAMDFALDLIELLAGPDKRRQVEAPLQRP, from the coding sequence ATGGCAAGCATCCTTATCCCCCTCGCCAACGGCTGCGAGGAACTCGAAGCCGTCACCCTGATCGACCTGTTCCGCCGTGCCGGCTTCCAGGTCATCACCGCGGGCCTGGAACCGGGCCCGGTGCGCTGCTCCCGCGGCACCACGATCCTGCCCGACCAGACCCTGGACGAGGCCAGGGACGGCCGCTACGACCTCATGGTCCTGCCCGGCGGCCAGCCCGGCGCCGACCACCTCAACGCCGACCCGCGCATCCACGCCCTGCTGAAGAAACTGGCCGCCGAGGGCCGCTACGTGGGCGCCATCTGCGCCGCCCCCAAGGTGCTGGCGGACGCCGGCCTGCTCAAGGGCAAGCTGGCCACCGCCTTCCCCGGCGTGCTGGAGGCCATGGACCTGGGATCGGACACGAAGCTGACCGCCGCCGCCGTGCAACGCGACGGCAACGTGATCACCTCCAAGGGACCCGGCACGGCCATGGACTTCGCCCTGGACCTGATCGAACTGCTCGCCGGCCCGGACAAACGCCGCCAGGTGGAAGCGCCTCTGCAAAGGCCCTGA
- the grxC gene encoding glutaredoxin 3 yields MAETPAVVIYTSGFCPYCMWARRMLSDKGVAFEEIRVDREPSQRAVMEQRSGRTSVPQIFIGEFHVGGYDDMAALDRAGRLDPMLGLA; encoded by the coding sequence ATGGCCGAGACCCCCGCCGTCGTCATCTACACCAGCGGTTTCTGCCCCTACTGCATGTGGGCGCGGCGCATGCTCTCCGACAAGGGCGTGGCCTTCGAGGAGATCCGCGTGGACCGGGAACCCAGCCAGCGCGCGGTGATGGAGCAGCGCAGCGGGCGCACCTCCGTGCCGCAGATCTTCATCGGTGAATTCCACGTGGGCGGCTACGACGACATGGCCGCCCTGGACCGGGCCGGGCGCCTGGACCCCATGCTGGGGCTGGCCTGA
- the trxC gene encoding thioredoxin TrxC, translated as MSEAPHVVCPHCGGVNRLPTDKPAREARCGRCHQALFDGHPAELDAAGLERQISRSHLPVLVDFWAPWCGPCKMMAPAYAQACRELEPAMRVAKLDTQAHPDPAARLGIRGIPTLILFHQGRELGRTSGAMDARSIVAWARGALRGG; from the coding sequence ATGAGCGAGGCGCCCCACGTCGTCTGTCCCCACTGCGGCGGCGTCAACCGCCTGCCGACGGACAAGCCGGCCCGGGAGGCCCGCTGCGGCCGCTGCCACCAGGCCCTGTTCGACGGCCACCCCGCGGAACTGGACGCCGCCGGCCTGGAGCGCCAGATCTCCCGCAGCCATCTCCCCGTGCTGGTGGACTTCTGGGCCCCCTGGTGCGGCCCCTGCAAGATGATGGCGCCGGCCTATGCCCAGGCCTGCCGGGAACTGGAACCGGCCATGCGCGTGGCCAAGCTCGACACCCAGGCCCATCCCGATCCCGCCGCCCGTCTCGGCATCCGCGGCATCCCCACCCTGATCCTGTTCCACCAGGGCCGGGAACTGGGCCGCACCAGCGGCGCCATGGACGCCCGATCCATCGTGGCCTGGGCGCGCGGGGCGCTGCGGGGCGGCTGA
- a CDS encoding divergent polysaccharide deacetylase family protein: MRRGSRRLQPLWLAILLPGLWLWTGASQALEPPRPFIAIIIDDLGNQPGPGQRTLALPGPVTVAVLPHTPFARPLANEAHAQGKEVMLHLPMQATEALPLGPGGITVDMEREALRETFLAALASVPHVRGVNNHMGSLLTRHIGHMDWFMAELAAQSGLYFVDSRTTALSVAQRVALHHGLPATRRDVFLDTLPDNEEFVEAQMDQLISLAQRRGHALAIGHPYGATLDVLERRLATLHEAGIELVPVSEYLTRKEAIPLWQASLSPSPTAARNSKPSP, translated from the coding sequence ATGCGGCGGGGTTCGCGGCGGCTTCAGCCGCTCTGGCTGGCGATCCTGCTCCCGGGCCTGTGGCTCTGGACAGGCGCCAGCCAGGCACTGGAGCCGCCGCGACCTTTCATCGCCATCATCATCGACGACCTGGGCAACCAGCCCGGTCCCGGTCAGCGCACCCTGGCACTGCCCGGCCCCGTCACCGTCGCGGTCCTGCCCCACACCCCCTTCGCCCGCCCCCTGGCCAACGAGGCCCATGCCCAGGGCAAGGAAGTCATGCTGCACCTGCCCATGCAGGCCACCGAGGCCCTGCCCCTGGGTCCCGGCGGCATCACCGTGGACATGGAGCGCGAGGCGCTGCGGGAAACCTTCCTGGCGGCACTGGCCTCCGTGCCCCACGTGCGGGGCGTGAACAACCACATGGGCAGCCTGCTCACCCGGCACATCGGCCACATGGACTGGTTCATGGCGGAACTGGCGGCCCAAAGCGGCCTGTATTTCGTGGACAGCCGCACCACCGCCCTGAGCGTGGCACAGCGAGTGGCCCTGCACCACGGCCTGCCCGCCACCCGTCGCGACGTGTTCCTGGACACCCTCCCGGACAACGAAGAGTTCGTTGAGGCCCAGATGGACCAACTCATCAGCCTGGCCCAGCGGCGCGGTCACGCCCTGGCCATCGGCCACCCCTATGGCGCCACCCTGGATGTGCTGGAACGCAGACTCGCTACACTCCATGAAGCGGGTATCGAACTGGTGCCCGTGAGCGAATACCTGACACGGAAGGAGGCGATCCCCCTATGGCAAGCATCCTTATCCCCCTCGCCAACGGCTGCGAGGAACTCGAAGCCGTCACCCTGA
- a CDS encoding NAD(P)H-dependent glycerol-3-phosphate dehydrogenase, translating to MSQPPVAVLGAGSWGTALAMHLARQGHRVRLWGRDPEAMAAMAEANCNTRYLPDAPFPPGLEPTADLDAALRESSCWLVVVPSQAFREMLQKLAPYRDDARVLVWATKGLEEHSGQWLHQVVAEEMGVNFPCAVISGPSFAKEVARGLPTALTVASTTPGVAERVAEWFHGERMRVYLSDDVLGVQLGGAFKNVLAIAAGISDGLGFGANARAALITRGLAELMRLGDAAGARRETLMGLSGLGDLVLTCTDDQSRNRRLGLALGRGESLDAALAAIGQAVEGARTARMAVSKAAELGVDMPICHQVHRVLYVGHSAIEAVGELLGRDQKPEF from the coding sequence ATGAGCCAGCCACCCGTCGCGGTGCTGGGCGCCGGCTCCTGGGGCACGGCCCTGGCCATGCACCTGGCCCGCCAGGGCCACCGGGTGCGCCTCTGGGGCCGTGATCCCGAGGCCATGGCCGCCATGGCCGAGGCCAACTGCAATACCCGTTACCTGCCCGACGCGCCGTTCCCCCCGGGGCTGGAACCCACTGCGGATCTGGATGCGGCGCTGCGCGAGAGCAGCTGCTGGCTGGTGGTAGTGCCCAGCCAGGCGTTCCGGGAGATGCTGCAGAAACTGGCCCCCTACCGGGACGACGCCCGGGTGCTGGTCTGGGCCACCAAGGGCCTGGAGGAACACAGCGGCCAGTGGCTGCACCAGGTGGTGGCCGAGGAGATGGGGGTCAATTTTCCCTGCGCCGTGATCTCCGGGCCCAGCTTCGCCAAGGAAGTGGCCCGGGGCCTGCCCACGGCGCTCACCGTGGCCTCCACCACCCCCGGCGTGGCCGAGCGGGTGGCCGAGTGGTTTCATGGCGAGCGCATGCGGGTGTACCTGAGCGACGACGTGCTGGGCGTGCAGCTGGGCGGGGCCTTCAAGAACGTGCTGGCCATCGCCGCCGGCATCTCCGACGGCCTGGGTTTTGGCGCCAACGCCCGGGCGGCGCTGATCACCCGTGGCCTGGCCGAACTGATGCGCCTGGGGGATGCCGCCGGCGCCCGGCGCGAGACCCTCATGGGCCTGTCCGGCCTCGGCGACCTGGTGCTCACCTGCACCGACGACCAGTCCCGCAACCGACGCCTCGGCCTGGCCCTGGGCCGTGGCGAGTCCCTGGACGCGGCGCTGGCCGCCATCGGCCAGGCGGTGGAGGGCGCGCGCACCGCGCGCATGGCGGTCTCCAAGGCCGCCGAACTGGGCGTGGACATGCCCATCTGCCACCAGGTGCACCGGGTGCTCTACGTGGGCCACTCAGCCATCGAGGCGGTGGGGGAGCTGCTGGGCAGGGATCAGAAGCCGGAGTTTTAG
- the pilM gene encoding pilus assembly protein PilM, whose amino-acid sequence MMGLHRLLPGWGRANKTVSLCQGDGHLALAALSADGQLHTESTPIASRAEAAVLLTRWVEQQGLRRAPAVITLEPGSYSLMQMERPAVETGELAAAVRWRVRDLIDFPLDEAITDVFELPAHAQRGRTPMINVVVARAEALRDQVALAESAGLAPWKIDVAELALRNLVERQTQGNETVASLFLMPQRGMIQITRADSLYLTRVLEYGSEAVISAAREGGGGFGGPYDRVALELQRTMDYYDSHFGTAPVKRLIIMPPGEEMAALAAGVGEGVGLPAGILDVAGLFPRVAGQAALDAHALLALGGVLNEHTRARPDKGTQTEAASAEVGR is encoded by the coding sequence ATGATGGGCCTGCACAGACTGTTGCCAGGATGGGGTCGCGCGAACAAGACCGTCTCCCTGTGTCAGGGCGACGGACACCTCGCCCTGGCAGCCCTCTCCGCCGACGGGCAGCTGCACACCGAAAGTACCCCTATCGCCAGCCGTGCCGAGGCCGCTGTCCTGCTCACCCGCTGGGTGGAGCAGCAGGGTCTGCGACGTGCGCCTGCCGTCATCACCCTGGAGCCGGGCAGCTACAGCCTCATGCAGATGGAGCGTCCCGCGGTGGAGACCGGCGAACTGGCCGCCGCGGTGCGTTGGCGGGTGCGCGACCTGATCGATTTCCCCCTCGACGAGGCCATCACCGACGTCTTCGAGCTGCCCGCGCATGCCCAGCGGGGACGAACGCCCATGATCAATGTGGTGGTGGCGCGGGCCGAGGCCCTGCGCGACCAGGTGGCGCTGGCCGAATCCGCGGGGCTTGCCCCCTGGAAGATCGACGTGGCGGAGTTGGCCCTGCGCAACCTGGTCGAACGCCAGACCCAGGGCAATGAGACCGTGGCCAGCCTGTTTCTCATGCCCCAGCGAGGCATGATCCAGATCACCCGCGCCGACAGTCTTTACCTCACCCGGGTGCTGGAGTACGGCAGCGAGGCCGTGATCAGTGCCGCCCGGGAAGGGGGCGGTGGCTTCGGCGGGCCCTATGACCGGGTAGCCCTGGAGCTGCAGCGCACCATGGATTATTACGACAGCCACTTCGGCACGGCGCCGGTGAAGCGGCTAATCATCATGCCCCCGGGCGAGGAGATGGCCGCCCTCGCCGCCGGCGTGGGCGAGGGGGTGGGTCTGCCTGCAGGCATACTGGACGTGGCAGGACTGTTTCCCAGGGTCGCCGGTCAGGCGGCGCTGGACGCCCATGCCCTGCTGGCCCTGGGCGGCGTACTGAATGAGCACACCCGTGCGAGGCCCGATAAGGGTACTCAGACCGAGGCAGCGAGCGCGGAGGTGGGCCGGTGA
- a CDS encoding ArsR/SmtB family transcription factor, translated as MNASAIHPELMTQEEDIERASRSLKAMSHPLRLKILCILGDREVSVQEIVDNVGTSQSNISQHLAILRDKGILASRKDANRVYYRVGDARTLRLIGMMQEVFCRSA; from the coding sequence ATGAATGCTAGCGCGATCCATCCCGAACTGATGACCCAGGAAGAAGACATCGAACGTGCTTCCCGGTCACTCAAGGCCATGTCCCATCCCCTGCGTCTGAAGATCCTGTGCATCCTCGGCGACCGCGAGGTCAGTGTCCAGGAGATCGTCGACAATGTGGGCACCTCCCAGAGCAACATCTCCCAGCACCTGGCCATCCTGCGAGACAAGGGTATCCTGGCCTCCCGCAAGGACGCCAACCGGGTCTACTACCGGGTGGGCGACGCGCGTACACTGCGCCTCATCGGCATGATGCAGGAAGTCTTCTGCCGGTCCGCCTGA
- a CDS encoding S41 family peptidase, giving the protein MKSTTRISAGVLTGILLGFALSLSFGVFANKQENEAIPLEDLRAFTDVYMRIKRNYVDYVDDTTLLENAIRGMLSGLDPHSSYLTPRDFQDLQIGTSGEFGGLGLEVGMEDGFVKVISPIDDTPASRAGVRAGDLIIRLDDKPVKGMTLNEAVNEMRGPKGTDITLTIMREGADQPIRITLTRDTIRVRSVRSEMLEPGFAYVRISNFQSRTAQNLVEEINKLQREGNGLRGLILDLRNNPGGVLNGAVGVSDAFLEDGLIVYTEGRTADAQFRYQASPGDVLKGAPMVVLVNEGSASASEIVAGALQDHQRAVIMGTRTFGKGSVQTILPLRQDTALKLTTARYYTPEGRSIQAEGIEPDIKLERLQVSAAETDGSRPVTEASLQRHLQRQRATEEAGEQPADNGSLAQRDYQLYEALNLLKGLTILQARR; this is encoded by the coding sequence ATGAAATCGACCACCCGGATCAGCGCAGGGGTTCTGACGGGCATCCTGCTGGGCTTCGCGCTCAGCCTGTCCTTCGGGGTCTTCGCCAACAAGCAGGAAAACGAGGCCATCCCCCTGGAGGACCTGCGCGCCTTCACCGACGTCTACATGCGCATCAAGCGCAACTACGTGGATTACGTGGACGACACCACCCTGCTCGAGAACGCCATCCGCGGCATGCTCTCCGGCCTCGATCCCCACTCCAGCTACCTGACCCCCAGGGACTTCCAGGACCTGCAGATCGGCACCAGCGGCGAGTTCGGCGGCCTGGGTCTCGAGGTGGGCATGGAGGACGGCTTCGTCAAGGTCATCTCCCCCATCGACGACACCCCGGCGAGCCGCGCCGGCGTGCGCGCCGGCGACCTGATCATCCGCCTGGACGACAAGCCGGTGAAGGGCATGACCCTCAACGAGGCGGTCAATGAGATGCGCGGCCCCAAGGGCACCGACATCACCCTGACCATCATGCGCGAGGGCGCCGACCAGCCCATCCGCATCACCCTCACCCGCGACACCATCCGGGTGCGCAGCGTGCGCAGCGAGATGCTGGAGCCCGGCTTCGCCTACGTGCGCATCAGCAACTTCCAGTCCCGCACCGCCCAGAACCTGGTGGAGGAGATCAACAAGCTGCAGCGCGAGGGCAACGGCCTGCGCGGCCTGATCCTGGACCTGCGCAACAACCCGGGCGGCGTGCTCAACGGTGCCGTGGGCGTCTCCGATGCCTTCCTGGAAGACGGCCTGATCGTCTACACCGAGGGCCGCACCGCCGATGCCCAGTTCCGCTACCAGGCCTCCCCGGGCGACGTGCTCAAGGGCGCGCCCATGGTGGTGCTGGTCAACGAGGGCTCCGCCTCCGCCTCCGAGATCGTCGCCGGTGCCCTGCAGGACCACCAGCGCGCCGTGATCATGGGCACCCGCACCTTCGGCAAGGGCTCGGTGCAGACCATCCTGCCGCTGCGTCAGGACACCGCGCTCAAGCTCACCACCGCCCGCTACTACACCCCCGAGGGCCGCTCCATCCAGGCCGAGGGCATCGAGCCGGACATCAAGCTCGAGCGCCTGCAGGTCAGCGCCGCGGAGACCGACGGCTCCCGCCCGGTGACCGAGGCCTCCCTGCAGCGTCACCTGCAGCGCCAGCGCGCCACCGAGGAGGCCGGCGAGCAGCCCGCCGACAACGGCTCCCTGGCCCAGCGCGACTACCAGCTCTACGAGGCCCTCAACCTGCTCAAGGGGCTGACCATTCTCCAGGCCCGCCGCTGA
- the secB gene encoding protein-export chaperone SecB, with the protein MTDSQQPGAATEQPKTEFALQKFYLKDVSLECPRSPQVFTGEWKPETNVQLNSQARPLDDQGLFEVELTLTVTTKSGGEVAYLVEVKQAGVFLARGFPKEQMGHLLAAYCPTTLFPFAREAVTDLVSKAGFPQMLLAPVNFDALYAQQLAQNHAGKAGEESAPAGASH; encoded by the coding sequence ATGACCGACAGCCAGCAGCCCGGCGCCGCCACCGAACAGCCCAAGACCGAATTCGCCCTGCAGAAGTTCTACCTCAAGGACGTCTCCCTGGAGTGCCCCCGTTCTCCCCAGGTGTTCACCGGCGAGTGGAAGCCCGAGACCAACGTGCAGCTCAACAGCCAGGCCCGTCCCCTGGACGACCAGGGCCTGTTCGAGGTGGAGCTGACCCTGACCGTGACCACCAAGTCCGGCGGTGAGGTGGCCTACCTGGTGGAGGTCAAGCAGGCGGGCGTGTTCCTGGCCCGGGGCTTTCCCAAGGAGCAGATGGGTCACCTGCTGGCGGCCTACTGCCCGACCACCCTGTTCCCCTTCGCCCGCGAGGCCGTCACCGACCTGGTGAGCAAGGCCGGCTTCCCCCAGATGCTGCTGGCGCCGGTGAACTTCGACGCCCTCTACGCCCAGCAGCTTGCGCAGAATCATGCCGGCAAGGCAGGGGAAGAGTCCGCGCCCGCCGGCGCGAGCCACTGA
- a CDS encoding tRNA (cytidine(34)-2'-O)-methyltransferase gives MFHVVLYQPEIAPNTGNIMRLCANTGCRLHLIHPLGFSLDESKLKRAGLDYRDMAQVAEYDSLAAFTSAVAPERMFALTTRASLPHSAPAFRPGDTFLFGPETRGLPMEILDGLPEDRRLRIPMVPGSRSLNLSNAAAVMVYEAWRQCGFAALKLEV, from the coding sequence ATGTTTCACGTGGTCCTCTATCAACCGGAGATCGCCCCCAACACGGGCAACATCATGCGCCTGTGCGCCAACACGGGTTGCCGCCTGCACCTGATCCACCCCCTGGGGTTCAGCCTTGACGAATCGAAACTGAAACGCGCGGGGCTGGATTATCGGGACATGGCGCAGGTGGCAGAGTATGACAGCCTCGCGGCCTTCACGTCAGCCGTGGCACCCGAGCGCATGTTCGCCCTGACCACCCGGGCCAGCCTGCCCCACTCGGCACCCGCCTTCCGACCCGGCGACACCTTCCTGTTCGGCCCCGAGACCCGCGGCCTGCCCATGGAGATCCTGGATGGCCTGCCCGAGGACCGGCGCCTGCGCATCCCCATGGTGCCCGGCAGCCGCAGCCTCAACCTCTCCAATGCGGCGGCGGTGATGGTGTACGAGGCGTGGCGGCAGTGCGGCTTTGCCGCACTGAAGTTGGAAGTGTGA
- a CDS encoding rhodanese-like domain-containing protein, with protein MEQILEFSRNNPILIIALLAIMGMIVFTETKRLSRRYQNLPPAQAVRAMNEEGSLILDVRENAEVRDGRIKGAKHIPLKELKTRLNELSKYKDKSVVVYCRSGNRSAQACEILTSNEFEKVVNLHGGMMAWQANNMPVSKK; from the coding sequence ATGGAACAGATCCTGGAGTTTTCCCGCAATAACCCCATCCTGATCATCGCCCTGCTCGCCATCATGGGCATGATCGTGTTCACCGAGACCAAGCGCCTCTCGCGCCGTTATCAGAATCTGCCGCCGGCCCAGGCGGTGCGTGCCATGAACGAGGAAGGCAGCCTGATCCTGGACGTGCGCGAGAACGCCGAGGTGCGCGACGGGCGCATCAAGGGCGCCAAGCACATCCCGCTGAAGGAACTGAAGACCCGCCTCAACGAGCTGTCCAAGTACAAGGACAAGTCCGTGGTGGTCTACTGCCGCAGCGGCAACCGCTCCGCCCAGGCCTGCGAGATTCTCACCAGCAACGAGTTCGAGAAGGTGGTCAATCTGCACGGCGGCATGATGGCCTGGCAGGCCAACAACATGCCCGTGAGCAAGAAGTGA